One segment of Trichlorobacter ammonificans DNA contains the following:
- a CDS encoding cytochrome c3 family protein: protein MRRVVGCVLPFLLLMLVQSVTVYAEQGMAIDPATCLGCHSTKISVKAFADSVHGKNACTSCHTDITDLVKHMTKTVKTQKVSCERCHKKVNSEHFASVHAAKDVTCANCHTDIHTHTYWKNDKRKVVEKCSQCHDKGKEFQLSVHGKGVAKGNPDSAACNDCHNLHAISALGPKGSHAEREFHTKVCMKCHSDEKMMARNKVFNVATKTYLDSYHGKNYRLGFPEKVAGCSDCHTAHAVLPHTDPQSSVHPNNLVQTCANCHAKATPLFTKFYSHGEHSNREKYPILYYTFIGMTGLLLGTFIVFWIHSLLWMFRGFIENRERQAKLVAGEHHHVISDAHKPYRRFRPIHIFLHILVITSFLGLSITGIPLKFSDQAWAIAMMKILGGTANAGLIHRICAVITFVYFGAALVMSFHFLFIRKDIKGNFIQRLFGPDSLCPNLRDVRDVTAMVKWFFFRGPKPTFDRWTYWEKFDFLAVFWGMFAIGGSGLMLWFPEFFGMFLPGWAFNVATIIHSDEALLATGFIFTVHFFNTHGRPEKFPMDFVVFNGQISKEEMIEERGDQWKRYEAEGTTEQYACTKPSSAI from the coding sequence ATGAGGAGAGTCGTCGGCTGTGTGCTTCCCTTCCTGTTGCTGATGCTGGTTCAGTCTGTAACGGTCTACGCCGAGCAGGGAATGGCCATAGACCCGGCCACCTGTCTCGGCTGCCACAGCACCAAAATCTCCGTAAAAGCCTTTGCCGATTCGGTGCATGGCAAGAATGCCTGTACCAGCTGCCATACGGACATTACCGACCTGGTCAAGCATATGACCAAGACGGTCAAGACGCAAAAGGTCTCCTGCGAACGCTGTCACAAGAAGGTGAACTCCGAGCATTTTGCCAGCGTCCATGCCGCCAAGGATGTGACCTGCGCCAACTGCCATACCGATATCCATACCCACACCTACTGGAAAAATGACAAACGCAAGGTGGTGGAAAAATGCAGCCAATGCCACGACAAGGGGAAAGAGTTCCAGCTGTCGGTACACGGCAAAGGCGTTGCCAAGGGTAACCCGGATTCAGCCGCTTGTAATGACTGTCACAATCTCCACGCCATCTCCGCCCTCGGCCCCAAGGGCTCCCATGCCGAGCGGGAATTCCATACCAAGGTCTGCATGAAGTGCCACAGCGACGAGAAGATGATGGCCCGCAACAAGGTGTTCAATGTTGCCACCAAAACCTATCTCGATAGTTATCACGGCAAGAACTACCGGCTCGGTTTTCCGGAAAAAGTCGCCGGCTGCTCGGACTGTCATACCGCCCACGCCGTGCTGCCCCATACCGATCCGCAGTCGAGCGTGCACCCCAACAACCTGGTGCAGACCTGTGCCAACTGCCACGCCAAGGCAACGCCGCTCTTCACCAAATTTTACTCCCACGGAGAGCACAGTAACCGGGAAAAATATCCGATCCTCTACTATACCTTCATCGGTATGACCGGCCTGCTGCTCGGTACCTTTATTGTGTTCTGGATTCATTCACTGCTCTGGATGTTCCGCGGCTTTATTGAAAATCGGGAGCGGCAAGCCAAGCTGGTCGCCGGCGAGCACCACCATGTCATCAGCGATGCCCATAAGCCCTATCGTCGCTTCCGGCCGATCCATATCTTCCTGCATATCCTGGTCATTACCAGCTTCCTCGGTCTGTCCATTACCGGCATTCCGCTGAAGTTCAGCGATCAGGCCTGGGCCATTGCCATGATGAAAATTCTGGGCGGCACCGCCAATGCCGGCCTGATTCACCGCATCTGCGCCGTGATTACCTTTGTGTACTTTGGCGCCGCCTTGGTGATGAGCTTCCACTTCCTCTTCATCCGTAAGGATATCAAGGGCAATTTTATCCAGCGGCTCTTCGGGCCCGACTCGCTCTGTCCCAACCTGCGGGATGTCCGCGATGTGACCGCCATGGTCAAGTGGTTTTTCTTCAGGGGACCGAAGCCAACCTTTGATCGCTGGACCTACTGGGAAAAGTTTGACTTCCTCGCGGTCTTCTGGGGTATGTTCGCCATCGGCGGTTCCGGTCTGATGCTCTGGTTCCCTGAGTTCTTCGGCATGTTCCTCCCCGGCTGGGCCTTCAACGTGGCAACCATCATCCACTCCGACGAGGCCCTGCTGGCGACCGGCTTCATTTTCACGGTGCATTTCTTCAACACCCATGGCCGCCCGGAAAAGTTCCCGATGGATTTCGTGGTGTTCAATGGCCAGATTTCCAAGGAAGAAATGATCGAGGAGCGGGGCGACCAGTGGAAGCGCTATGAAGCGGAAGGGACCACGGAACAATACGCCTGCACTAAACCCAGCAGCGCGATCTAA
- a CDS encoding tetratricopeptide repeat protein, translating to MAGDMHRAATSHSLRFLIYRRPDDYYLGARHTGHLLPTAALVTTDDPYEADFCLLPEDLRRLQVDLGRESVARFVTSLSHYAQFPEKHLLWSTHDDCRSPVPEALFCKASVAASEAGRILAVPYLVEDCGRLCHFEPSRFRWDTCFIGYPGSFPLRERLLLAVSADRRLAAHLDIAPKFHGHLDPELRAARRQRYLDALEDSLTALCPRGDGMNSIRFFETLSMGRIPVLIADGCLLPFASQIPYDRFVIRIAERDVDRAPRIICEWMERITPAEVLQRCREARNTWEQMLAPQSFMQPLLRELAGEHARRQGLHAYQRGHHADAESWFRHALQVLPDDPQAVRWLALLLHEEGRFEESITLLGTRLRSAVPVSGVHRLLGEAYQQTGRLSAARQQFSQALVEDPRNPELLVNLGTVNAALDRWDEALRVLAEAAALAPESAAAWMNLGCALQARHQMAEATAAFRRAVRLDPRHGTAAWNLAQNLLLRGEFSEGFALLEARFNKRDPVPSPNIDAPRWRGEPLAGKAVLVWTEQAFGDAIQFVRYIPMLAGLGARVLLYNHLRPLQRLLHSLPGMTALVDAEDSVPVVDYQVPLLSLPDLFRTTAATIPHDMVPYLAPDPALVMRWRRELSRETGVRIGLCWAGRPEPDPRRSATLADLAPLCRLTGVKFYSLQLGEAATQVLSPPQGMHLQDLTADIRDFEDTAAIMLQLDLVISVDTSVAHLAGALGRPVCVLLPFVPDWRWMLARQDCPWYPTMRLFRQQQPGDWAGAVDELLSFLLGAETPGGDQDDN from the coding sequence ATGGCAGGTGACATGCACCGGGCAGCTACGTCCCATTCACTCCGTTTTCTGATCTACCGGCGCCCCGATGACTACTATCTGGGAGCGCGCCATACCGGTCACCTGCTGCCAACAGCGGCACTCGTTACCACAGACGATCCGTATGAGGCGGATTTTTGCCTGCTGCCCGAAGATCTGCGCCGACTCCAGGTTGATCTGGGACGAGAGTCGGTTGCACGATTTGTGACCTCCCTGTCCCACTACGCGCAATTCCCTGAAAAACATCTGCTGTGGTCCACCCATGACGATTGTCGCTCACCGGTGCCGGAGGCGCTGTTTTGCAAAGCCAGCGTGGCGGCATCCGAAGCCGGTCGTATCCTCGCGGTCCCCTATCTGGTGGAGGATTGCGGCCGCTTGTGTCATTTCGAACCGTCGCGCTTCCGCTGGGACACCTGCTTCATCGGGTATCCCGGATCATTTCCCTTGCGGGAACGGCTGTTGCTGGCGGTTAGCGCCGATAGGCGCCTGGCGGCACACCTGGATATTGCGCCGAAGTTCCACGGGCACCTGGATCCAGAACTGCGTGCGGCCCGGCGGCAACGGTATCTCGACGCATTGGAGGACTCGCTGACCGCGCTCTGTCCCCGTGGCGATGGCATGAATTCGATCCGCTTCTTCGAAACACTGAGCATGGGGCGCATCCCGGTACTGATTGCCGACGGCTGCCTCCTGCCGTTTGCGTCGCAAATCCCCTATGACCGGTTTGTGATACGGATTGCCGAGAGGGATGTTGACCGCGCTCCCCGGATAATCTGCGAATGGATGGAGCGGATCACGCCGGCAGAGGTGCTGCAGCGCTGCCGCGAGGCCCGCAACACTTGGGAGCAGATGCTTGCACCACAAAGTTTTATGCAGCCACTCTTGCGGGAACTCGCCGGCGAGCATGCCCGGCGGCAGGGGTTGCACGCCTACCAGCGCGGGCACCATGCCGATGCTGAATCATGGTTTCGTCACGCGCTGCAGGTGCTTCCCGACGACCCGCAGGCTGTCCGCTGGTTGGCCCTGCTGCTGCATGAGGAGGGGCGGTTTGAGGAAAGTATTACACTACTGGGTACACGGCTGCGGTCAGCAGTCCCGGTCTCCGGCGTACACCGCCTGCTGGGCGAAGCATACCAGCAGACCGGCCGGCTCTCGGCGGCACGGCAGCAGTTCAGCCAAGCCCTCGTCGAGGACCCCCGGAACCCTGAGCTATTGGTAAACCTGGGTACGGTCAATGCCGCCTTGGACCGATGGGACGAAGCGTTGCGCGTTCTGGCCGAGGCGGCGGCACTGGCACCGGAGTCGGCGGCGGCATGGATGAACTTGGGCTGTGCGTTGCAGGCTCGCCACCAAATGGCCGAGGCGACGGCAGCCTTCCGCAGGGCGGTCCGGCTTGATCCGCGTCATGGGACCGCAGCATGGAACCTGGCCCAGAATCTCTTGCTCAGAGGGGAGTTCAGTGAGGGGTTTGCGTTGCTGGAGGCCCGCTTCAACAAACGGGATCCGGTGCCGTCCCCGAACATCGACGCTCCGCGCTGGCGAGGGGAGCCGCTTGCCGGAAAAGCCGTTCTTGTCTGGACGGAGCAGGCATTCGGCGATGCCATCCAGTTTGTCCGCTATATTCCGATGCTGGCAGGACTGGGGGCGCGCGTGCTGTTGTACAACCACCTGCGGCCACTGCAGCGACTCCTGCACTCATTGCCGGGGATGACGGCGCTTGTTGATGCTGAGGACTCTGTGCCGGTTGTCGACTACCAGGTGCCGCTGCTGTCGTTGCCGGACCTGTTTCGTACAACGGCAGCCACGATTCCGCATGACATGGTGCCGTATCTTGCTCCAGACCCTGCCCTGGTCATGCGCTGGCGGCGCGAGCTGTCGCGGGAGACGGGAGTCCGTATCGGTCTGTGCTGGGCCGGCCGTCCCGAGCCCGATCCCCGCAGGTCGGCAACCCTGGCTGATCTTGCCCCACTCTGCCGGCTCACCGGCGTGAAGTTCTACTCACTGCAACTGGGAGAGGCCGCTACGCAGGTGCTCAGCCCGCCACAGGGCATGCACCTGCAGGATCTGACGGCCGACATACGGGACTTCGAGGATACTGCCGCCATAATGCTGCAGCTTGATCTGGTAATCTCGGTTGATACGTCGGTGGCGCATCTGGCGGGAGCACTGGGTCGGCCGGTCTGCGTGTTGCTGCCGTTTGTGCCGGACTGGCGCTGGATGCTTGCACGGCAGGACTGCCCCTGGTACCCGACGATGCGGCTGTTCCGGCAGCAACAGCCCGGCGACTGGGCGGGAGCGGTTGATGAGCTGCTGTCCTTTCTCCTGGGAGCGGAAACGCCGGGAGGAGATCAGGATGACAATTGA
- the flaF gene encoding flagellar biosynthesis regulator FlaF, whose translation MYQNPLDVYKSHQTQELSGRELEASVLTKAGLLLKAVQDNWQMPGRSEKLLEAIRYNQKVWSFFQAELSDPANQLPEKLRQDILNLSLFVDKRLFEIMHDPSPEKLTIVIDINFNIAEGLRSH comes from the coding sequence ATGTACCAGAATCCGCTTGATGTTTACAAATCCCATCAGACCCAGGAGCTGAGCGGCAGAGAGCTGGAAGCCTCGGTCCTTACCAAGGCCGGTCTGCTTCTGAAGGCGGTCCAAGACAATTGGCAGATGCCCGGCAGGAGTGAAAAACTGCTGGAAGCCATTCGCTATAATCAGAAAGTCTGGAGTTTCTTTCAGGCAGAACTGTCGGATCCTGCGAATCAACTGCCGGAAAAACTCCGGCAGGATATCCTGAATTTGAGCCTGTTCGTGGATAAGCGCCTTTTTGAAATCATGCATGATCCCAGCCCGGAAAAGCTCACTATCGTGATTGACATTAACTTCAATATCGCTGAGGGCTTACGCTCCCACTGA
- a CDS encoding tetratricopeptide repeat protein, giving the protein MESQSLVDKMFSALSSQQNIRESVATSAVSSGLSLMEKKKYKEAAAAFRQATALKPDYVDAYNMMAQAYQKLGQNKDATRAYVISLKLDNTQSEVHVNLANLYIDQKQYTEAQASLKAATRADPTNALPHYTLGLLLQQLEKPAEAEAEFRQAVRLAPTDGNAYYGLATALSSQERYSEAVPLLQKAMQLKKNFAPAMVELGRIYAKQGEEAKAQEVITSLKALDTDQGDVFAADLEELLRKPRLLAVIGEQSTLKYKTSTMPLLAIDPSVYIKPGASKEFSMTFQFSTDMDTKSVTNITNWKIGRSSGGTGGLYDNGLYRSSDRAAFIMPSRVTYNPVDRQATVYFPITQNEDLSGTIDFSRLTFKFKGVDQTGKSMDTTADEFNGWANKPF; this is encoded by the coding sequence ATGGAATCCCAAAGCCTTGTCGACAAAATGTTCTCCGCCCTTTCGTCCCAGCAGAACATCCGGGAAAGCGTCGCCACGTCGGCAGTCAGCAGCGGCCTCAGCCTGATGGAAAAAAAGAAATACAAGGAGGCTGCCGCCGCCTTCCGCCAGGCGACCGCCCTGAAGCCTGACTACGTCGATGCGTACAACATGATGGCGCAGGCCTACCAGAAACTCGGGCAGAACAAGGATGCAACCAGAGCGTACGTCATTTCGCTCAAGTTGGACAACACCCAGTCCGAAGTCCACGTTAATCTGGCCAACCTCTATATTGACCAGAAGCAGTATACCGAAGCGCAAGCCTCCCTGAAAGCGGCCACCCGGGCGGATCCGACCAATGCCCTGCCCCACTATACCCTTGGTCTGCTGCTCCAGCAATTGGAAAAGCCCGCGGAAGCAGAGGCCGAATTCCGTCAGGCCGTCCGCCTTGCTCCCACTGACGGCAACGCCTACTACGGGCTGGCTACCGCATTGAGCTCCCAGGAGCGTTACAGTGAAGCGGTACCGCTGCTCCAGAAGGCCATGCAGCTGAAGAAGAACTTTGCGCCTGCAATGGTGGAGTTGGGGAGGATTTACGCCAAACAGGGCGAGGAGGCAAAAGCCCAGGAGGTGATCACCAGTCTGAAGGCGCTTGACACCGACCAGGGAGATGTTTTTGCCGCCGACCTGGAGGAACTGCTGCGTAAACCGAGACTGCTGGCCGTTATCGGCGAACAAAGCACGCTCAAGTACAAGACCAGCACCATGCCGCTTCTGGCCATTGATCCTTCGGTGTACATCAAACCCGGTGCTTCAAAAGAGTTCAGTATGACCTTCCAGTTTTCCACCGATATGGACACCAAATCGGTCACCAACATAACCAACTGGAAAATCGGCCGGTCCAGCGGTGGAACCGGCGGCCTCTATGACAACGGCCTTTACCGTTCATCGGATCGGGCAGCCTTCATCATGCCCAGCAGGGTAACCTACAACCCGGTGGACAGACAGGCTACCGTTTACTTTCCAATCACCCAGAACGAGGACTTGTCCGGTACCATTGATTTTTCGCGCCTGACCTTCAAGTTCAAGGGCGTTGACCAGACCGGCAAATCCATGGATACAACTGCAGACGAATTCAACGGCTGGGCCAATAAGCCGTTTTAG
- a CDS encoding glycosyltransferase family protein yields the protein MHLPKIAILGGHYLKNLCLPEGVWSCNLPLSIDSGADNSVQKLLRDQCPFQPDLLLFADQGCLPMLTGFDDLEVPCAAYLIDTHLHYCWHRHFAGMFDQVFAAQRNAAASLEPHALSCRWLPLFSRHGNLREQLPKEHDIVFVGTVDSRRNPERVGFLDAFARVMPLAVRSGDYRRPYNTARIILNQSVRNDLNFRVFEALASGGFLLTDDVGNGLELLFEPGRHLVTYAKGDVADATEKARYYLKHPEERECIAATGHARVVAEHTLAIRSQQLVALLTAHADTACPHPQRRGLKKLAAGRSYLAIALLMADLEKLVGSGSYGQRVGWYRWLAGEALEHHSTMETAGEEIMPDLALLAHLRGEAARAAAYARIALLNDPCNPELLLLAARISASRGDAAAASRLYATAVQVINDLRGRSSDQLLLEHLLEALQFCRRQLSS from the coding sequence ATGCATCTTCCCAAGATCGCAATTCTGGGCGGCCACTACCTGAAGAATCTCTGCCTTCCGGAGGGTGTCTGGTCCTGCAACCTCCCCTTAAGCATTGATTCCGGAGCCGATAATTCCGTACAAAAGCTGCTGAGGGACCAGTGCCCGTTTCAGCCCGACCTGCTGCTGTTCGCCGACCAGGGCTGCCTGCCGATGCTGACCGGATTCGATGATTTGGAGGTTCCCTGCGCCGCCTACCTGATCGACACCCACCTGCACTACTGCTGGCACCGCCACTTTGCCGGCATGTTCGACCAAGTTTTTGCCGCACAGCGAAACGCCGCCGCAAGCCTGGAACCCCACGCTCTTTCCTGCCGCTGGCTCCCCCTGTTCAGCAGGCACGGCAACCTCAGGGAGCAGCTGCCAAAAGAACACGACATCGTTTTTGTCGGCACCGTCGACTCCCGCAGAAACCCGGAACGTGTCGGTTTTCTTGACGCATTCGCCCGCGTCATGCCGCTTGCCGTTCGCTCCGGCGATTATCGACGCCCCTACAACACGGCCCGGATTATTCTCAACCAGTCGGTACGCAACGACCTCAATTTTCGCGTTTTCGAGGCGCTGGCCAGCGGCGGTTTCCTGCTGACGGACGATGTGGGTAACGGTCTTGAGCTGCTATTTGAACCGGGGCGTCACCTGGTAACCTATGCCAAAGGCGATGTTGCCGATGCCACGGAAAAAGCCCGATACTATCTGAAGCATCCGGAGGAACGGGAATGTATCGCTGCGACCGGCCATGCCCGGGTCGTCGCCGAACATACTCTTGCCATCAGAAGCCAGCAACTGGTTGCACTATTGACCGCCCACGCGGATACCGCGTGTCCCCACCCGCAGCGACGGGGACTTAAAAAACTGGCGGCGGGCCGCAGTTATCTGGCTATTGCACTGCTCATGGCCGACTTGGAAAAACTCGTCGGCAGCGGGAGCTATGGGCAACGGGTGGGATGGTATCGCTGGCTGGCCGGCGAGGCGCTGGAACATCATTCGACCATGGAGACCGCCGGTGAAGAGATCATGCCGGATCTGGCCCTGCTTGCCCACCTGCGGGGCGAAGCAGCCAGGGCGGCGGCCTACGCCCGGATCGCGCTCCTGAATGATCCCTGCAACCCCGAACTCCTGCTGCTGGCGGCCCGCATCAGCGCCAGTCGGGGCGACGCCGCGGCAGCGTCACGGCTGTACGCAACAGCTGTGCAGGTGATCAACGACCTCCGGGGCCGCTCATCGGACCAGCTTCTGCTGGAACATTTGCTGGAAGCTCTTCAGTTCTGCAGGCGTCAATTGTCATCCTGA
- the trxB gene encoding thioredoxin-disulfide reductase, translating to MSQTTHHRLIVLGSGPAGYTAAVYAARANLNPVVIAGLQPGGQLTTTTEVDNWPGDHAGVQGPDLMERMRQHAERFNTRIIYDSIVSADLKQRPFVLRGDSTTYTCDALIIATGASARYLGLPSEEAFKGKGVSACATCDGFFYRNKPVAVIGGGNTAVEEALYLANIASHVTVVHRRGQFRSEKILADKLRARAAEGKVTIAWFHVLDEVLGDASGVTGMRIRDVRDDSTREVALDGIFVAIGHSPNTTIFEGQLEMKDGYLKTRGGSEGFATQTSIEGVFAAGDVQDHVYRQAITSAGTGCMAALDAERYLDGLSGA from the coding sequence ATGTCCCAGACTACCCATCACCGCCTGATCGTTCTCGGCTCAGGCCCTGCCGGCTACACAGCAGCTGTCTATGCCGCCCGCGCCAACCTGAATCCTGTCGTGATTGCCGGCTTGCAGCCCGGTGGCCAACTAACCACGACCACCGAGGTGGACAACTGGCCCGGCGACCATGCGGGTGTTCAGGGTCCGGATTTGATGGAGCGAATGCGCCAGCATGCCGAACGCTTCAACACCCGGATCATCTACGACAGCATTGTGTCGGCAGATCTCAAGCAGCGTCCTTTTGTGCTGCGGGGTGACAGCACCACCTACACCTGTGATGCCCTGATCATTGCTACCGGGGCGTCGGCCCGTTACCTGGGCCTTCCTTCGGAAGAAGCGTTCAAGGGCAAGGGGGTTTCCGCCTGCGCGACCTGCGACGGTTTTTTCTACCGCAACAAACCGGTGGCTGTCATCGGCGGCGGCAACACCGCCGTGGAGGAGGCACTCTATCTCGCCAATATCGCCTCCCATGTAACCGTCGTACACCGTCGCGGCCAGTTCCGCTCGGAAAAGATCCTGGCCGACAAACTGCGGGCACGGGCCGCCGAAGGCAAAGTGACCATTGCATGGTTCCATGTGCTTGACGAGGTGCTGGGGGATGCCAGCGGTGTTACCGGCATGCGGATTCGAGACGTCCGCGATGACTCAACCAGGGAAGTCGCCCTGGACGGCATCTTTGTGGCCATCGGCCACTCTCCCAACACCACCATCTTTGAAGGCCAGCTTGAGATGAAGGACGGCTACCTGAAGACACGTGGCGGTTCGGAAGGTTTTGCCACCCAGACCAGTATTGAAGGTGTTTTTGCCGCAGGCGATGTACAGGATCATGTCTACCGGCAGGCGATCACTTCAGCGGGAACCGGCTGCATGGCCGCGCTTGATGCCGAGCGGTATCTTGACGGACTTTCCGGCGCCTGA
- a CDS encoding methyltransferase domain-containing protein produces MTNKMRRLHIGGVERKEGWELLNIFPSEAVDHVGDARDLSRFADSTFYELYASHVLEHFDFTGELLAVLKEWLRVLVPGGRLYLSVPDMDVLCALFLCKEALSVEQRFHLTRMMFGAHCDRYDYHLSGLNREFLEQFLRQAGFATPLVVTSFNLFNDTSTLTFEGVPISLNMIAKKPFHP; encoded by the coding sequence ATGACGAACAAGATGCGACGTTTACATATCGGAGGAGTTGAACGAAAAGAAGGCTGGGAGCTCCTGAACATATTTCCCTCAGAAGCCGTAGACCACGTCGGGGATGCGCGAGACCTGTCACGGTTTGCCGATAGCACTTTTTACGAGCTGTATGCTTCGCATGTGTTGGAACATTTTGATTTTACCGGCGAACTGCTCGCTGTACTCAAGGAATGGCTGCGAGTGCTGGTTCCTGGCGGCAGGCTGTATCTCAGCGTACCGGACATGGATGTCCTCTGCGCACTGTTTCTTTGCAAAGAGGCCCTTTCGGTCGAGCAGCGCTTTCACCTCACGCGCATGATGTTCGGGGCACACTGCGACCGGTATGATTATCATTTGTCCGGCCTGAACCGAGAATTTCTGGAGCAGTTTTTGCGTCAGGCGGGCTTCGCAACTCCATTGGTTGTAACATCGTTCAACCTTTTCAATGACACCAGCACCCTGACCTTTGAAGGAGTGCCTATCAGCCTGAACATGATTGCCAAGAAACCCTTCCACCCCTAA
- a CDS encoding NapC/NirT family cytochrome c → MDQKKPRIYQYLMNLYSLAGFLMALVATVIIVVFVALETFTGLENPYLGMFVYFAFPGLLILGLLLVPFGAWITRNKYRAHPEVELPPMPRIDFNDPHSLKLTIYFILCSVVFVLVVGVASLKGFEFTESPTFCGELCHTVMQPEHTAWKSSPHSRVKCVECHVGPGAEWYVKAKISGLRQVWAVLTHSWPTPIHTPIENLRPARGTCEHCHWPEKFYAGRQKIFYHYAPNEENTPREIDMLIKIGGTPKTPNAMGIHWHIGREVTFIADDKQRLSIPYVAVKGDDGKITEYMDPSKPLSKEEIAKAKKRVMDCTDCHNKPTHIYYSPGEEMDRHFVSGTIDRSLPYIKKVAVDLLEKPYKSAEEAKKALESGIREYYAKNYPDVTTKKAAALEQAITQIKAIYERNYFPKMKVSWSTYPNHLGHFYTPGCFRCHDGKHKSPEGKVISKDCKLCHDVLNQVQENIPVGKKVSEFVHPVDIGNELYTVNCSDCHAAGGHDVAGGGKQH, encoded by the coding sequence ATGGATCAGAAAAAACCGAGAATTTACCAGTACCTGATGAACCTGTACAGCTTGGCCGGGTTCCTGATGGCCCTGGTGGCAACGGTCATCATCGTTGTTTTCGTGGCACTGGAAACTTTTACAGGCCTGGAAAATCCCTATTTGGGGATGTTCGTCTACTTTGCCTTTCCGGGGCTGCTGATTCTGGGCTTGCTGCTGGTCCCCTTCGGTGCCTGGATCACCAGAAACAAGTATCGCGCGCATCCGGAAGTCGAATTGCCGCCGATGCCCCGCATCGATTTTAATGATCCTCATTCCCTCAAGCTGACGATCTATTTTATCCTGTGTTCCGTTGTCTTTGTCCTGGTGGTTGGCGTTGCCTCGCTGAAAGGGTTCGAGTTTACGGAATCTCCCACCTTTTGCGGCGAACTGTGCCATACGGTCATGCAACCCGAGCATACCGCCTGGAAAAGTTCTCCCCACTCCCGGGTAAAGTGTGTTGAATGCCACGTCGGTCCTGGCGCCGAATGGTACGTCAAGGCAAAAATTTCCGGCCTGCGGCAGGTCTGGGCCGTGTTGACCCACTCCTGGCCGACACCGATCCATACCCCCATCGAAAACCTGCGCCCTGCGCGGGGAACCTGCGAGCACTGTCACTGGCCCGAGAAGTTCTATGCCGGACGCCAGAAGATTTTCTACCACTATGCCCCCAACGAGGAGAATACTCCCCGCGAGATCGACATGCTGATCAAGATCGGCGGTACGCCCAAAACCCCCAATGCCATGGGCATTCACTGGCATATCGGTCGTGAGGTGACCTTCATTGCCGACGACAAGCAGCGCCTGAGCATCCCCTACGTGGCGGTCAAAGGCGATGACGGCAAGATTACCGAGTACATGGACCCCAGCAAGCCGCTGTCCAAGGAAGAGATCGCCAAGGCTAAGAAGCGGGTGATGGACTGCACCGACTGCCACAATAAGCCGACCCATATCTACTACTCGCCCGGCGAAGAAATGGACCGCCACTTTGTTTCAGGCACCATCGACCGCAGTCTGCCGTATATCAAGAAAGTAGCCGTGGACCTGCTGGAAAAACCCTACAAGTCCGCAGAAGAGGCTAAAAAGGCACTGGAAAGCGGCATCCGGGAGTATTACGCCAAAAACTATCCGGATGTGACGACCAAGAAGGCCGCGGCACTTGAACAGGCGATCACGCAGATAAAAGCGATTTACGAGCGTAACTATTTCCCGAAGATGAAAGTGTCCTGGAGCACCTATCCGAACCACTTGGGCCATTTCTACACGCCGGGTTGTTTCCGCTGCCATGACGGGAAGCACAAGTCGCCCGAAGGCAAGGTCATTTCCAAGGATTGCAAGTTGTGTCACGACGTGCTGAACCAGGTGCAGGAAAACATTCCGGTCGGTAAGAAAGTCAGCGAGTTTGTGCATCCGGTTGATATCGGCAATGAACTTTATACGGTCAACTGCAGCGACTGCCATGCGGCCGGTGGTCACGATGTTGCCGGCGGTGGAAAGCAACACTAG